Genomic DNA from Verrucomicrobiota bacterium:
TCAATTTCACTCTCTATGCTCCAACAATTTGTCTGTAGTTGAAGCATATGATCGAACCTTTTCGGCCTTCAGTGAACGGTGTTCCACATTGACACCTCTGAGGATTCGTATGCTGTCGTATTGATCTGTTATGCGTGAGTTCACGAAGAACGTCCTCCTCATTTTCTCCTCCTGGTTTCTCTGTGTCTACCTGAGTGATAATGAAAAGTTGCTTAACTTCCGCTTTCTTATTTTGCCGTCGATCTGGTCCGTCGTGTATACATATTTAAGGATGTCCGGTTTCGGATATGTTGCCAGTGTTGGGTATTTGATTTTTCTTCTGATGTGCCTGGCGGACGGGAGGAACTTCGATCATGGTTTCTTTCACCCCCATTTTTCGTATCTCATACTCTCTGTTGGTTTTGCGCTCAGTCTGATGCTGATTTATATGTATGCAAATCGGTTCGGAGCACATGGAGCGCGTTGGGCGAGCGTTGTTGGCTTTTTGCTCTCAGTCGGGTTATCAATTCTCCCGTTCGCCTATATCGTTTATTCATTCCAACTGGGTGGTGGTTTTTCGGATGATGTCGTCTATTCGATTATGGCCACGGATGTGCGGGAATCACTGGAGTTTGGCCGCACTTTTTTGTCGCCGATGTGGGTGATTGTTGGGGCGGCTTTTATGGCAATCGTATTGGTACAAAAGCTGAAGCAAGAAACTTCAGGCAGCAGGAAGATCCCAAATATCGTTCCCGCAGTTCAAATCATGATAATCCTGGTGATTTTCTGTACGCAGTTACAATATTTCAGATTGTACCGGTTCCCCGCCGCTTGTATCCTTACCTATTACCGGGAACTCGCTTTGTTTCGAGAGATGCAGGAGCGTCTTGAGTCGAACAAAATACAATTCGAAGCGGGTAAAGAAGAAGGCGGGGAAACATTTGTGGTCGTGATCGGAGAATCCCTGAATAAGAATCACATGGGGTTATACGACTATGGGAGAGATACGACTCCGTTGTTGGTAGAGCATGGCAAAGCTGGCGATTTACTTGTTTTTCAGCGGGCGTATTCCTCTCATACCCTTACCTCGGAGACTTTGTCTTTAAGTCTGACAGAAGCCAATCAGCAAAACGGCAAAAACTACTTCGACTCAATTTCAATTTTGAACGTACTGAAACGAGTGGGGGTAGAGTCCAGCTGGATCACGAACCAAGTACTTCAAGGTGAGTGGGACAACAACATTTCAATTATCGCGCACCAGGCAGATCGTCTAGTCC
This window encodes:
- a CDS encoding phosphoethanolamine transferase, whose product is MSGFGYVASVGYLIFLLMCLADGRNFDHGFFHPHFSYLILSVGFALSLMLIYMYANRFGAHGARWASVVGFLLSVGLSILPFAYIVYSFQLGGGFSDDVVYSIMATDVRESLEFGRTFLSPMWVIVGAAFMAIVLVQKLKQETSGSRKIPNIVPAVQIMIILVIFCTQLQYFRLYRFPAACILTYYRELALFREMQERLESNKIQFEAGKEEGGETFVVVIGESLNKNHMGLYDYGRDTTPLLVEHGKAGDLLVFQRAYSSHTLTSETLSLSLTEANQQNGKNYFDSISILNVLKRVGVESSWITNQVLQGEWDNNISIIAHQADRLVPYNRWVGSVVRTRDSDEVVLGAYADMLSVKSEKNRVIFVHLMGNHWRYSGRYPESYEVFSDTNEPIDREAWLSLGEEIRQQVNDYDNSVLYNDFVVSSLLSLLKKSGGVSGFIYISDHGEDVYGGREHHAQLFTFDMIEIPMIVWFSDQYRERYPGKYSAMASHTDELFCNDALYDTLILTSP